A single genomic interval of Cellvibrio sp. PSBB023 harbors:
- a CDS encoding BatD family protein — protein MMKESDFSIKKCARQLLGFVLMVTGLNVYAGTLTASVDRDTLGLEETFTLVLRYDEQINASPDYELLQKDFDILNTQSGTQMSIINGNMEASTEWKIALAPKRIGTLLIPSFTIDGAISDAIPITVEGKSRTPKSSDSQVTVEIETSKDSAYVQEQIIVTLRLYTTVGLSGIDLQPLKVKDALVIQLDEKQYQTKINGRPGAVVETRYALFPQQSGELLIPAVLYQVSLDSGQRDLWDRFYGNSQSNLLRLRTEEQRLTINPAPATSNQNWLPANKVDLIEHWSASIDSLKVGEPITRTITIKADGLTAGQISPLQLPTVDGLTFYSDQAQTDDQKTTQGIIGSRIETIAIVPTKAGRFTLPETAVSWWDTNKQTLQTATLPAVTLNVGSGAMSPDNMAPSTSASAEEEEQSTSVPLNTDLNSIAPQETTVSARTPVWLYVSNLLTLLATVFFAWRYWQAKRDLTQGHNKKHQQQVAENESEAAAWSQLKRAMADKNLPQLRKAIVSWSQIYWGDATLTGLQAIAQRAESPALAEAFQQLDTAIFSNASNTMDSENLLQLLANLRRRKFKTTASGEPLQPLYKS, from the coding sequence ATGATGAAAGAATCTGACTTTAGTATTAAAAAATGTGCCCGCCAGTTGCTCGGTTTTGTGTTGATGGTAACCGGGCTCAATGTCTACGCTGGCACCCTGACGGCCAGCGTAGACCGTGACACTCTGGGGCTGGAAGAAACCTTCACACTGGTATTGCGCTACGACGAACAAATTAATGCTTCGCCCGATTATGAGTTGCTGCAAAAAGATTTTGATATTCTCAACACCCAAAGCGGCACCCAGATGAGTATTATCAACGGCAACATGGAAGCCTCAACCGAGTGGAAAATTGCTCTCGCCCCAAAACGTATCGGCACACTGCTTATTCCCTCATTTACTATTGATGGCGCCATTAGCGATGCAATTCCCATCACTGTAGAAGGCAAAAGTCGCACACCAAAAAGCAGTGACAGTCAGGTCACGGTAGAGATTGAAACCAGTAAAGACAGCGCTTATGTACAGGAACAAATTATTGTCACCCTGCGGCTATACACTACAGTTGGACTCAGCGGAATTGATTTGCAACCACTCAAAGTGAAAGATGCACTGGTTATCCAGTTGGATGAAAAACAATATCAAACCAAAATCAATGGCCGCCCCGGCGCTGTTGTAGAAACCCGTTATGCACTCTTTCCCCAACAGAGCGGCGAGCTGCTTATTCCCGCTGTGCTGTACCAAGTATCACTCGACTCAGGCCAACGGGATTTGTGGGACAGATTTTATGGCAACAGCCAGAGCAACCTTCTGCGGTTACGCACGGAAGAACAACGCTTAACTATTAACCCTGCCCCCGCGACCAGTAACCAGAATTGGTTACCAGCCAATAAAGTCGACCTGATTGAACACTGGAGTGCAAGTATTGACTCGCTCAAAGTGGGCGAACCTATCACCCGCACCATTACAATCAAAGCTGACGGTTTAACCGCTGGGCAGATTTCTCCACTACAACTACCAACAGTTGATGGACTGACGTTTTATAGCGATCAAGCACAAACTGATGATCAAAAAACAACGCAAGGCATTATTGGTTCGCGCATAGAAACCATTGCCATAGTGCCCACCAAAGCCGGACGTTTTACGCTACCGGAAACAGCAGTATCCTGGTGGGATACCAACAAACAAACCCTGCAAACAGCAACACTGCCTGCGGTCACACTGAATGTGGGCAGTGGAGCCATGTCACCCGATAATATGGCACCCTCGACAAGCGCAAGCGCGGAAGAAGAGGAACAAAGCACCAGTGTTCCACTGAATACAGATTTAAATAGCATTGCCCCTCAAGAAACAACCGTCAGCGCACGCACACCTGTTTGGCTTTATGTATCCAACCTGTTAACGCTCTTGGCAACCGTGTTTTTTGCCTGGCGCTATTGGCAAGCAAAAAGGGATTTAACACAGGGGCACAATAAAAAACACCAACAACAGGTGGCAGAAAATGAATCTGAAGCGGCTGCATGGTCGCAACTGAAACGTGCAATGGCCGATAAAAACCTGCCGCAGCTCCGCAAAGCTATTGTGAGCTGGAGCCAGATTTACTGGGGCGATGCAACGCTGACTGGCCTGCAAGCCATTGCACAACGTGCAGAGTCACCTGCACTCGCAGAGGCATTCCAACAATTGGATACTGCTATTTTCAGTAATGCTTCTAACACAATGGACAGCGAAAACCTGTTGCAATTGCTGGCTAATTTGCGACGTCGTAAATTCAAAACAACAGCCAGTGGGGAACCACTACAACCACTGTACAAATCCTAA
- a CDS encoding nitrate- and nitrite sensing domain-containing protein has product MQTPLALTIILLVVPVGFVVLLIVSLQRRRRQASKLFVQGIGYIKILRSLLTYIQQHRGLTTGFINGNSAAKQDIETLEQKIKYTMGDVAAAGEWIRNNVKWSSLVDHWSRLSVLYLQGDADKNFKQHNVLIANLLYLIDDVADVHHLTKITGDAMDTDWRYLLSIAEYIGQARALGTGVAAKGECSSVLRIQLNHLRNKIASSIDTTWPEQSRTEIHHLLHCIETQLVVDRPSIQAADYFTLATRCIEHVLNQFDRQVDRLEYDRS; this is encoded by the coding sequence ATGCAAACTCCTCTAGCGCTTACAATAATTCTATTGGTCGTGCCCGTAGGTTTCGTCGTGTTGCTGATTGTTTCCTTGCAGCGCAGACGACGGCAAGCAAGTAAATTATTTGTACAGGGAATTGGCTATATAAAAATTCTGCGCAGTTTGTTGACCTATATCCAGCAGCATCGTGGGTTAACCACAGGGTTTATTAATGGCAATAGCGCAGCAAAACAGGATATTGAAACCCTTGAGCAAAAAATTAAATACACCATGGGAGATGTGGCCGCCGCCGGGGAGTGGATACGCAATAACGTAAAATGGTCCAGTTTGGTTGATCATTGGTCGCGCTTGAGTGTGTTGTATCTGCAGGGCGATGCTGATAAAAATTTCAAACAACATAATGTGTTGATTGCCAACTTGCTGTATTTGATTGACGATGTTGCTGACGTGCACCATTTAACCAAAATCACCGGTGATGCGATGGATACGGATTGGCGCTATCTATTGTCGATTGCGGAATATATTGGTCAGGCTCGTGCGCTGGGAACTGGCGTAGCGGCAAAGGGTGAGTGTTCAAGTGTGTTGCGAATTCAGTTGAATCATCTTCGTAACAAAATTGCCTCCAGTATCGATACAACCTGGCCGGAGCAGTCGCGCACTGAAATACACCATTTATTGCATTGCATTGAAACCCAACTGGTGGTGGATCGCCCCAGTATTCAAGCGGCGGATTATTTTACATTGGCAACACGTTGTATTGAGCATGTATTAAATCAATTTGATCGGCAGGTTGATCGCCTCGAATATGATCGTTCCTAA
- a CDS encoding VWA domain-containing protein: MMTIESLFSQFHFLRPAWLLALAPVIVIALLLWYQKHTAKQWQQMVAPELLQYLLDGQTTRIKPWQLLVLLFAWIVSCIALAGPSWEKRPVAVEQNQQALVMILDLSPSMMSEDLKPSRLVRARLKIADMLRQRKDGQTALLVYAGDVHVVTPLTDDTETINNIIPALHPGIMPAQGSNTEAAVSRALQLLKNAAITQGDLLLITDGVDEDAQYNLREIMKREPQYRLSILGVGGDAPTPIPSSKGGFVRDNARNIVTTKLNSGELQQLAQDTRGRYRTLANTSSDIDYLLNLPAPAKEETQRVEREFDSWYDRGHWLVLLLLPIVLYSFRRGVFLSFLLLPLIGLTPSKSYALSWDELWKNNNQQAYEKLQQDNAAEAAQDFTDPQWKASAQYKAGDYAAAAKGFADMNTDTGHYNRGNALAKANQLAEALKAYDQALKLNPAMDDAKKNRQLVKEALKQQQNQDQQDEQQDNKDQRDKDNKDQQQDQQKNQQNDQQQDQNDQQQDANNQQNQDQNQSDQQQDQQSYADQDEQQDKAEQDQEQSDKDKSDEEKAAEAAQREQEEQQAAQEQQTAEPTEDNLTDEERQAMEQWLRRVPDDPGGLLRNKFNYEYYKRNQDIMNGDWAPPENGAENRW, from the coding sequence ATGATGACCATTGAATCTCTTTTTTCACAGTTTCATTTTTTACGTCCGGCTTGGTTGCTGGCACTGGCTCCTGTGATCGTCATTGCATTGTTACTCTGGTATCAAAAACACACCGCAAAACAATGGCAGCAAATGGTAGCGCCTGAGCTGTTGCAATATTTGCTGGACGGCCAAACCACTCGTATCAAGCCGTGGCAACTTTTGGTTTTATTATTTGCGTGGATTGTGAGTTGCATTGCACTCGCTGGCCCCAGTTGGGAAAAACGTCCGGTCGCTGTAGAGCAAAATCAACAGGCGCTAGTGATGATACTGGATCTATCGCCCTCCATGATGAGCGAAGATTTAAAACCGTCACGCTTGGTGCGCGCACGGCTGAAAATTGCTGATATGCTGCGTCAACGCAAAGATGGTCAAACCGCGCTATTGGTCTACGCCGGTGATGTTCATGTCGTGACACCACTGACTGACGACACAGAAACGATCAACAATATTATTCCCGCGCTGCATCCCGGCATTATGCCCGCACAAGGCAGCAATACCGAAGCCGCTGTCAGCCGCGCCCTGCAATTATTAAAAAACGCTGCCATCACCCAAGGTGACTTGTTATTGATCACCGATGGTGTGGATGAAGATGCCCAATACAACCTGCGCGAAATCATGAAGCGCGAACCGCAATACCGCTTATCCATTCTCGGTGTAGGTGGTGATGCCCCTACCCCGATTCCCAGCAGCAAAGGCGGATTCGTACGCGACAACGCACGCAATATAGTCACTACAAAACTTAACAGCGGTGAACTGCAACAATTAGCCCAGGATACTCGCGGCCGCTATCGCACACTGGCCAATACCAGCAGCGATATTGATTACTTACTCAACCTGCCCGCACCCGCCAAAGAAGAGACGCAACGTGTCGAACGCGAATTCGACAGTTGGTATGACCGCGGCCACTGGTTGGTACTGCTGCTGCTTCCCATCGTGCTTTACAGTTTCCGTCGCGGTGTATTCCTGAGCTTTTTATTATTGCCCTTGATTGGTTTAACACCCAGCAAAAGCTATGCGTTAAGTTGGGATGAGCTATGGAAAAACAACAACCAACAAGCCTACGAAAAATTGCAGCAAGATAATGCCGCCGAAGCCGCACAGGATTTTACGGACCCGCAATGGAAAGCCAGTGCCCAATATAAAGCAGGCGATTATGCGGCGGCGGCCAAAGGTTTTGCCGACATGAATACCGACACCGGCCACTACAACCGAGGCAATGCACTGGCCAAAGCGAATCAGTTAGCAGAGGCACTTAAGGCTTATGATCAGGCGCTGAAATTGAACCCGGCGATGGACGATGCTAAAAAAAATCGCCAGTTGGTAAAAGAAGCCTTAAAGCAGCAACAAAATCAGGATCAGCAAGACGAACAACAAGACAACAAAGATCAGCGGGACAAAGACAATAAGGATCAACAGCAGGACCAACAAAAGAACCAGCAAAACGATCAACAACAAGATCAAAATGACCAGCAACAGGATGCTAATAACCAGCAGAATCAGGATCAAAATCAGTCTGATCAGCAGCAAGATCAACAATCCTATGCGGATCAAGACGAACAGCAAGACAAGGCAGAGCAGGATCAAGAGCAATCAGACAAGGATAAATCTGATGAAGAAAAAGCCGCTGAAGCAGCACAGCGTGAACAAGAGGAACAGCAAGCGGCTCAAGAGCAGCAAACCGCTGAGCCTACAGAGGATAATTTAACGGATGAAGAGCGTCAGGCCATGGAGCAGTGGCTGCGCCGCGTACCCGATGATCCGGGCGGTTTATTGCGCAACAAATTCAATTACGAATACTACAAACGCAATCAGGACATTATGAATGGCGATTGGGCTCCTCCTGAAAACGGGGCAGAAAATCGTTGGTAG